Genomic segment of Bacteroidota bacterium:
GGATCAATTGTATTTAAATAGGAAAAACTATCCATTTGTTATTTGTCTTTAGTCTTAATAAGCAAAATTACGAATTATTTAAATAGCTTATTTACAGGATGTATAGTTAATTTATTCACAATAAAAATAATAAAAAAAAGTCAGCCGAATTTCGACTGACTTTTACATCATTATGAATTTTACTTTCTGTAGAAATTCTCTATTCAGGTTCAATCGCTTCAACCGGACAAACGTCTGCACAAGAACCACAGTCAGTGCAAATATCAGGATCAATTACATAGATATCACCTTCTGTAATTGCGTCTACTGGACATTCGTCAATACAAGTACCACAAGCGGTACAATCATCAGTTATTTTGTAAGCCATGATTTTAAGTTTTTATTATTAATATTTGATGAATTGATAATGCAAATATAAGCAGTTTATATAAATCAAACCCCCTCAAATTAATTTATATAAATTCTAAATAACTGAGGGTCATGGATGTTTAATCTGAGGCTCAAAAGAGCTCTTAAAATCTTTCCTTAGGTGCATAAGAATCTAATTTATAAACTATTCAAGTATAATACTTGATTCCTTTGGTATTAGAATTTAATTTAAACATCAAGAAACCAGCTGTTTATGTGTGTGATTAATCAAATTTTGAGGATCTTAAATTTCTAAAAAAAAGTAAATGAAAACTTGGTTTTAAAAAAAATAAATGGTGTAACTTTGCTGTGTTTATTAAACAAAAAAAATGAGCGATATTAAGAAAAAGAACCAAATAGTTGAACTGGATGAGGTTGTTTTAAGATTTGCTGGAGATTCTGGTGATGGGATGCAACTAACGGGTTCATTGTTCTCCGATTCAGCGGCATTTGCCGGAAACGATTTTGCAACTTTCCCGGATTATCCGGCAGAGATCAGGGCTCCACAAGGCACTGTGGCTGGTGTTTCAGGTTTCCAGATTCATTTTGGGCATACCAGTATTCATACATCAGGCGATTATGCAGATGTATTGGTTGCGATGAATCCAGCTTCCTTAAAAGCTACTTTGAAATGGGCGAAATCTAATGCAACAATTATTGTTGACACAGATACTTTTATTGAAAAAGGATTTTTGAAAGCAGGTTACGATACCAATCCTTTGGAGGATGGTTCGATGAATGACTACAATCTTATCAAAGCTCCAATTTCTACAATGACTGTTGCAGCAGTTGCTGATTTAGGATTAGATGCTAAGGTAGCCTTGAAAAGTAAAAACATGTTTGCCTTAGGTGTTGTATTATACCTTTTCAATCGTGAAATCGAAAAAACGAATGAATTTTTTGAAGAGAAATTCAAATCCAAGCCAGTCATCGTTGAAGCTAATAAACGTGTTTTAAAAGCGGGTTATAATTATGCTGAAAACGTAGAAGTGATTGGTCAGGTATATAATGTTCAACCTGCTGACTTAGAAAAAGGAACCTATCGTAATATTACAGGTAATGTTGCCACTGCTTGGGGTCTTTTAGCTGCTTCTGAACGTTCAAAACTTGAAATTTTTCTGGGTTCTTATCCTATAACCCCAGCTACTGAAATTCTTCAGGAAATTGCAAAACA
This window contains:
- a CDS encoding 4Fe-4S binding protein translates to MAYKITDDCTACGTCIDECPVDAITEGDIYVIDPDICTDCGSCADVCPVEAIEPE